The Hippea alviniae EP5-r region TTGTCTTTGAAATATACTCATCATCAAAACTATTCAAATACTTGTTTGTAAAATACGATGCTTTGCCCGTTCCAAACTTATCAACAAGGGCACTTCTAAAGTTATCCTTCCAACTTGAGACTATCTCCTTGAGATTCTTTTCTATCTCTCCTATATCTATCTTCGGTTTCTTGTATCTGCTAAAAATCAGATAGTAATGAACCCTGATAATTCTTGGACTCTGCGTGATTATTTTATACTCTATATCGTCTGTATCGAGCGTTTCGCTCAAATAGTGGGTAAACTTCTCTATATTCTTCTGAGAGTAAAACTTAACAGGCAAAACAGCAATCAGATAAACACCGTGAACAAGGTTTGCCTGCCTTGTCAGTATTTTTATTCTCTCTTCTGTTTCACATGTCAAAAGTTCTTCAAGTAAAATCTTTAAATTCTCCGTGCTTGTAATAAATAAATCATCCTTTGGAAGCGTGTTGAAGATGTCTATCATATGCTTATACTCAAAGGAGTCTTCAACCACATTCTCTTCAAAGAGAATCCTATCAAGCTTGCTCTTTAAGAAAGGTATATTTGAAGCCTGCTCTTTTAACGCCTTTGGCGTGAACAGACCCAATATTATATGTCTTCTTACAACCTTTAAATCTTTATCAAACTCCGATATTGCTATGTAATCCATTCGGCGTGTATCATAAACATTACTCTTTGAGTTCGTTTTATCAATTATCATTACATCGCCAGATTTAACCGTCTCAAGTGCACTCTCGGGCAACTCTTTTATAGAAATTTTATTCTTAAACAGAGACCTTTCTGTATTCTTTAATATACCAAGACAACTATCTTCTTCTAACTGAATCAAGATATCATCAGCTGTATGCTCAAGAATATAACTTCTCATACCTAAGAAAATGAAGTTCTCATCAAGCAGCCACATCAAGAACTCTTTTATATCTTCTGTCTCCTTCTCGCTAATCTTCTTCAAATAAATCGGGTCGTTCAGTTTTCTTGCTATATCTTTGACTCTTCTTTGCATCTCAGGGAAATCTTCAACGGCTAACTTACTCTCTTTAACTGAATTCACTATGTCTTTTTCAAGCTTCTCTTTCTGGATGTCGCTTATGGCATCAAGCAAGAAGTAAAGGTAAAGCTCCTTATGTCCGCTTTCCTGTGGAGACTCTATCTTTGTAAGATTGCCGTTTTCGTCTCTTTCAACAACAAATATGGGTTGGATACTAAACTCTATGTAAAACTCATTGAGATTATTTATTATCGATGTAATACTATCAACTATAAACGGATTGTTATCCGTCAAAAGCCTTATCTGCGTTAATGTCTTATCGCCGACAGACACATCCTTTATCTCGACTTTGAGCTCCTTGTCTCTCTTTAGAATAAACTCAACGCTCTCTTTCATTATCTCTTTAAGCTTTGAAAACTCAAACTTCTCTGAGAAACTCTCTATCTTTGAATATTTGAGTGAAGCATCAACAAACACATCAACAACTCCCTTATCAAACCCAACCTTCTGCAAATCCTTCTTTAGCTCTTTAATGACCTTCTCATAATTCTTTCTGCTTACTTCCATTTAAAACCTCCTATTTTTACGAACCACACGGTGTTGGGTCTCCCTTTAACTTATCCACTGCGTGTGGAATTACATCTATAATAAACTCTAAATCCTCTTTCACAGCTTTTGGCGAACCGGGTAAATTTATAATCAACTTTCTATTCCTTGCACCTGCAACCATTCTTGTCAACATAGCCCTTTTTGTTTTCTTCAAAGTTTCAAAGAGAATAGCATTTACTATTCCAGGAATTTCAAAATCAAGAACTTCCTTTGTTGCATCAGGTGTTACATCCCTTGGGTATAGACCTGTTCCGCCACTTGTTATAATTACATCAACATCACTTTCGCTAAACTCTATCAACTTCTCTTTTATAAGCTCAAATTCATCTGGAATAACATCGTATAAAACAAGCCTGCCTTCTATCTTTTTTATTATCTCTTCAAAAACTGGTCTTACCTTATCCTTTGAAGGGTCTTTTGACCTTGAATCACTTAAAACAAGCAGGGCAAATCTATATTCTGACATTTACACCCTTCTCTTTTAAATACTGCTTAACTTCGCCAATTGTATATGTGCCAAAGTGAAACACGCTTGCAGCCAAAGCAGCTTCAGCCTGCGTCTGCTTAAACACATTTTCAAAATGTTTTAACTCTCCTGCACCGCCGCTTGCTATAACAGGAATATCAACAGACTCGGATATTATCTTGGTAAGTTCTATATCATAACCATCTTTCGTTCCGTCTGCATCTATGCTTGTAAGAAGAATCTCACCTGCACCTCTTTCTTGGACTTCTTTTGCCCACTCGATAGCATTTAGTCCTGTTGGCTCTCTACCGCCTTTAATAAAAACTTCAAAACCTTTTTCTGTTCTCTTTGCGTCTATAGCAACAACAATGCATTGACTTCCAAAAATTTTGCTTGCTTCATTTACAAGGTCTGGATTTTTAACGGCTGCCGAGTTTATTGAAACCTTATCGGCACCAGCTTTGAGCAGAGCCCTTATATCTTCAATACTCCTTATTCCACCACCAACAGCCAAAGGCATAAACACTTCTGCTGCGGTCTTTTCAACAACATCGATAATCGTTTTTCTCTCTTCATAAGTGGCTGTTATATCCAAAAAGACAAGCTCATCAGCACCCTGCTCATCGTATACCTTTGCTTGCTGAACAGGATCACCAGCATCAATCAAGTTAACAAAATTGATACCCTTAACAACCCTGCCCCTGTTCACATCAAGACACGGTATAATACGCTTGGCTAACATAACACAAGCCCAACTCCCGTTTCTCTTTTAAAAATTATAAACTTTAAAAATATTTAATCAAGTTTTTGTATGTCTATTAGTTTGAAAGATTAATGTATCTGTGGTATGATTTTTAAAAGGTTAAAGGAGTTATATACAATGGAAAGAAAAGTTAAGATAGTTATAACTTTAGGCCCATCAACGGCAAGCAAAGAAGCTATGGAAAAACTTATAAAGATGGGCGTTGATGTATTCAGGTTAAACTTTTCTCATGCAAACCACGAAACACACAAAAAGAGTATAGAGACAATAAGGGAAGTTTCAAGAGAGCTAAAAAGGGATGTTGCAATACTGCAAGACATAAGTGGGCCAAAGATAAGAATAGGAGAGATAGACGGAATACTCGAACTGAAAAAAGGCGATAAAATAGTCTTAACAAAGAACAACCCATCAAAGAGAAACGAATTGACACTTTCACACCCGCAGCTAATTGATGAACTAAAAAAGGACGAAGAAGTATATTTTGCCGATGGCAGCATAAGGGCTATTGTCGTAAAAAAGTCAAAAGACTCAGCAGAGCTTGAAGTTTTAAACGAAGGCGTTTTATCTTCAAAAAAGGGTGTAAATTTACCATCAACAAAGCATTCCCTATCGGCAATCACAGAAAAAGACAAAAGAGACCTTAAATTTGGTGCAGAAAATGGTGTTGATATAGTTGCAGTATCGTTTGTAAACTCTGCCAAAGATATAAAAGAAGCCCGAAAAATACTAAACGAGAACAACAGCGATGCGTGGATTATAGCAAAAATCGAGACAAAATTGGGTGTTGAAAATATTGGAGAGATATTGAACGAAGCAGATGGGCTAATGGTTGCAAGGGGAGATTTAGGCATAGAGATAGGCGTTGAGCGTGTGCCTGCCATACAAAAAAGATTGATAAAAAAGGCAAATGCACATGCAAAACCTGTAATTGTTGCAACCCAGATGCTTCTAAGCATGGTAAACTCACCATTTCCAACAAGGGCAGAAGTAAGTGATGTGGCAAATGCGGTATTAGATGGAGCAGATGCTGTCATGTTGAGTGATGAGACAACCGTCGGAAGATACCCGTTCAAAGCCGTTGAGATACTCAAGCGCACGATAGAGAATATTGAAGAGATGTATATGTATCATAAAAAATACGAGATAGGCGACGAAGATGCCATTGCAGCAAGTGTGTCGGATTTGTGTAAGGGTGTTCAACCAAAAGCCATTATAAGCTTCACAGCAAGCGGACAAACAGCAAAAAGCATCGCAAAATATAGACCGAAAGTCGAAATCTATGCGGCAAGTCAGCATAAAAAAACTTTAAGAAGGCTAAATCTCATCTGGGGAGTAAAGCCATTTTTCAACATAGATGTAAAAAAACCAGATGAGTTTATAGAAGAGTTAAAGCATAAACTAAAATCAACCGATGGGTTTGACAAGGGCGATAGAGTTATCATAACAATGGGCAGTATAGTTGGTAAAAAAGGCATGACCAACATGATAAGGATTCTCGATTTGGATTGACACCTTACCAAAATTATGCAAAAAACCTTTATCTTTAGAAGGAGATGAGATGGAGCTTGCAGATTTACTTAAGTTTAACTCAGATGGTTTAATTCCAACCATAACGGTCGATTTTTATAATAACCAGGTTTTAATGCTTGCATACTCAAACAGAGAGTCAATCCAAAAAACACTCGACACCGGATATGCTCATTACTACTCAAGAAGCAGACAAAAGCTATGGATGAAAGGTGAAACAAGCGGACACACCCAAAAGATAAAGCAAATTCTGTTTGATTGCGATGAAGATACCCTGCTTTACAAAGTCGAACAGAAGGGAGCAGCATGCCACACAAACCACAGAAGCTGTTTTTATAGAGAGTTTTACCGCGGAGAAATCAGAGAGATAGAGCCTGTCATAGAAGATTTTGACGGCGTGATATACAAACCCGAAGATAGCGACGATATCTTTGATAAAGTTTACCATTTACTTTTAAAAAGAAAGCAGGAACTCCCTGAAAACTCATATACGGCAAAGCTATTTAAATCAGGCATAGATAAAATAGCAAAAAAGATTGGTGAAGAATCAGCAGAAGTGATAATAGCCTTAAAAAACTCTTCCGAAAGCGAAATCATCTATGAGTCTGCCGATTTGATTTTCCATCTGCTTGTTGCATTAGCGGAAAAAGGCATACCACCCGATGCTATAAGAAAAGAGCTTCAAAGAAGATTCGGAATATCCGGAGAGCTTGAGAAAAAAACAAGAAAATGAGAATAGCGTTCATACTCGATGAGATATGGGATAGTGCATTAACAAACTATGCCCTTCAAATTGCCGAATTAACAGAAAATTCAAACGAAGTATATATAATCTGTCTAAAAGACAGTTATGTTGACAAAAAAAATCAAAAAAACTCTATCCACATAAAGCCGTTAAGAAGTAAAAACCCTTTAAGAAGTTTTGCAGGTTTTATCTCGCTTTCAAGACAACTAAAAAACATCAAACCTGATACGGTCATAACCATTCGTGGTGATGCGACATTTTTCTCCTGTCTATTAAAAAAATCCTTAAATTTTAAGCTCATACGCATATTTGGAATTGAAAAGGAATTTAGAAGCCCGCCCGAGTGCGTTGATAAGGTTATACTGCCTTGTAATTATTTAAAAGGGTTTGTCTCAAAGAAAAGGGTAAAAAATATTGAAGTCCTAAAAAGCTTCATAGACAGAGAGAAATTTAAATTCTCTCAAAATGGAAGAAAAAGAATCAGAAAAGAACTCAATCTGAACAACAGTTTAGTTTTTGGAGCAGTGGGCAGGCTGGATAGGGTTAAAGGCTTTGACTTACTGATAGAGAGTTTTGCAAAAGCTAACATAGAAAACTCAAAACTTGTAATCGTCGGAGAAGAAAAAGGTGTAAAAAAAGAGAACCTGATAAAACTGGCAAAAGAGCTAAACATAAACAACGATGTAATCCTTATTACAGAGAGAAGAAAAGATATAATCGATTTAATGAGTGCATTTGACATAGGTGTAATATCAAGCGTCTCAAGTGAAGTTATACCACGAGTTCTGTTTGAGTTTATGAGCATAGGCCTGCCAATTACAACAACTGATGTAGGATGCCTAAAAGAGATAGCAAACGATAGCTTTGCCGTTCTATCAGAGCCAACCGTCCATTCACTAAAATCGGCTCTCAAACAGATATCAAAAGCCGACCTTGTCAAGATGTCTGCCGCATCATTAAAGGAAGTAGAAAAGTACTCACTTCATCTGCCAGACGACATATTCATCACATAATAGAATCTAAAAATCTTCCAAATTCGCCTTTTCCGATAGACTCAACAGCCGCTGTTCCTATAACAACACCGTCGGCATATCTGCAGGCTTCGCTTATATCTTTTTTATCCCTTATTCCGAATCCTATTATTACATCCTGTTTTGAATCTTTTAAAAACTCAAGTCTCTTTATCGCATCATCGCCAAGTTTAAATTTAGAGCCCGTTGTTCCCCTGACGGAGACGAAATAGATAAAATCGTTTGCTTCTTTCTTTATTCTCTCGATCGTTTCAAAATCGCTCTCTGGTGTTGCAAAATGAACAAAACCAGTATTGTATCTCTTAAAAACCTTTTTAAATCTGCCTGACTCAACAAAAGGAACATCTGCAAGTATAATTCCATCAACAAAATCAAACTTCTTTGCAAACTCTTCTATGCCGCCATTAAAAACAATATTGGCATAAGTCATTATGTATAACTTCTTTTTAAATATCTCTCTAACCTTTTTTAGGCTCTCAAAAAAATCGTTTAAATTTTCTCTTTCCAACACTTTCTGCGATGCCTTTTCTATCACATCACCATCTGCTGTTGGGTCAGAAAACGGTATGCCAATCTCCAAAAAACCAACACCCTTACTATTGCACAGCTCAACAGCCTTTAAAAACTCATCCCTATTCGGATAATCACAAACGAGATAAATGCCAACTTTACACATATTTATTAACACCTGTCTCTAAATTTAGCTTGATATTTTAACACAATCTACAAAATATTCAAACTCTTCCAAACAAAACAAAAATCCCCACAAAAATTACAAGTATATAAAGCAGATAAAAGTATATTTTTCCGTTCATTATGAATTTACTTATATTGTAGCTTGTAATCTCGACAACCTTAACCAAAAAAGCATAAACAGACTCAAAAACATCCGATATAACAACAAAAGCCTCTTTGTCTCTTCTGACTTCTTTTGTTCTATACACAAATCTAAGGATATACTCAACTATAAACGAGAAGGCATTAGCAGTAAAATACTCATCATCATTTAGAGCGAGTCCACCATTCCAAGATACAACCTTCTTTGTTCTCTTTCTTTTGTTTAAATAAATTACAAATGGAACAAAAAACAAAGTCAAAACAACCAAGACAAAAAACGCTGGAGAAATAACACCAAACACAGGCTTTGCGCTGGCTATAAGCCACCCATTTGGAACACCTAAAGCACCTATAACAAATTTAGCATAACCCAGTTTAACAAATACAATAGTGGCAAAAAAACTTATACCAATAATCAAACCCATAAGAAAAATCTCAGATAAATGCATAAATAAAGATGGCATAGGTTTTGCCTTTTTCTCATGATGATAACCTAAAGCAGAATAACCTATAAGTTTTATCATAGAAAAAGAAGCAAAACCCATAGCTAAAGACAAAAATACACCGCCCGTAGAACTTACAACCCTATCCAGAATACTTTGAAACTGATAGGATTGAAAAATAGACTCAAGCAGCATCCACTCGGCCACATAACCCAAAAGAGTTGGAAAAGCACTGAAAGACAAACCAGAAATAACAACACCAAAAGCTGGAATCTTTCCTACACTTTTATGAATACCCCTTACATTATCTATGCTCTCCTCGTGCAATTTCTCCTTCGCTTCACCTATAGACAAAAACAAAAGCGTTTTTGCAATTGTGTGAGTGATTGATAGAATTATAGCTGTCATAAAAGCAAATTCATACAGAGTTGACTCCTTGGAAAAAGAATAAGCAAGAGCAGACAAACCCAATGCAGCCAAAATCATACCATTGTTTTCAACTGTTGAGTATGCCGGCAAAACCTTTAAACCTTTTGCCGCAGCCGCCTCCATAGCACCCCAAAATGCCGACACACTTCCAAAGATTATAGCCAGAATCCCCCAGCTGTGGGTATAGCCTGTTATATATATAACCCTTGTCAATCCATAAACCCCCATAAGTGTTACAGGTGCACTCAACAACGCAGAAACATTTGACGGAGCCTTTGAATGAGCCTCCTTCAACCAAGTGTGAAATGGAACTATACCCATTTTTATGATAAAAGCCAAAGACGCAAAAACCAAGAACAAAACACTTTGAGAATGAACTTCAACTATCCTTAACGAATTAATTGAGCTATATAGAAAAACAAAAGCCAAAATTAAAGACATGGTTGATATCTCGCTAAAAGCAAGAAATTGAAACGCTTCTTTATAGGCACCATCGTGTTCAACCACAAGAAGATAAGACGCTATTGTCATAATCTCCCACCCAATCAAAAACATAACACCGTCGAAAGCAGCCAAGATAAGTAGCATTCCCAACATAGCAAGATTTACAAAAATTGCCATTCTCTTTCTATAGTTCTCTCCAAAATCCATTGAGAAAACAGACACTGCTATCCAAGACACAGAAGCTATCATCAAAAACAAGCCGCCCAACTTATCAACAAAAAGCCCAGAAGATATAGAAAAAATAACAGGAAAAATCTTCTTATAAACAATCCCATTAAACTCAGCATTAAACCCTATAACAAAAGAGAGCAAAGAAGCCAAAAATGCAACAAAATAGCTTAATTTTCTATTGAAAAATCCCAAAAATGCTCCTATCAAAAACAGTCCTATGGCTAAACTCAACATATTATCCCTCCATTATGTTCAATAAAACTGAAAGTATATTCTCAGCATCAAGCTTTTTGTTGAAATACCCCACAACATTTTTCAGACCCAAATCCTTAGCGCTTATCCCAACATCATCTTCATCTTCTATTATCACCACACCAAAAGGCTCTGGCATCTGATTAACCGTCTCTTTTAAAGGCTCAATCATCTTTTCGGAAACCTTACCCAATACCAGCAAGATATCAGCATGTCTCGGGGAATCAGTGAAAAATATACCAAATCTATGAATATTGTACTGCGGAGAAGCCAAAGCTGATATCTCAAAGTTTAAAGAGTTATCGTTAGAAACATCGATAGGAAACACATGCAGAGATTTTTTGAAAATGCTTATCCTTTCAACGGGCTGTTCTGTTTTTTTAAAACTTTCCGTAATCCTTTTTGATATCCCGTAAATAGTCCAAGGTTTCATCTTGCCACTCCTATCTCGCACAATCTGCAAAATTTATTCCAAAGGAATCCAAGGCAAAGCTAAAATCAGTAAATATAAACCCAACTAAAGAATCAGCGAAAGCTTTATAACCAAAGACAGAAGGAGAAGATATATACACATAATCAACCACACCACCTTCAAGCTCCACATAATAAACAACCAAACCCGTTGGAGACTCAGCAGCACCTATACCAAACCCATCTACATTAACAGCATCTTGAGATATACTCACCTCTTCTCTCACTTCATCCAAAAAAGTGCACACAATATCGCAAGATTTCAGAATTTCACATGCCCTAACTTCCATTCTTGCAAGGGCATCTCCATCTTCTCTTAAACAAACTTGCAGGTTCTTATACACATCTTCATATCTTCTTAAATCCTCTTCAACTCCGCAAGCTCTTAAAGAGGGGCCTGTTATTCCTATACTTAGAGCTTTATCTTTATTTAAAACCGCTGTCTTATATACTCTGTCAATAAAATTATAGCTCCTTAAGGAATGCCTATACAACTCTTCAAACTTTCTTTTAAAAAATTCAACTCTCTTCTTTATCTCTACAATGTTTCTGCTATTTAAAAACTCAATACCACCTATATTGTTGATACCCTTCAAAAATCTGTTAGAAGAAAATAGTTTATTTATCCTTAAACTCTCTTCAAATAACCATTCAAGATGAGAAGTAAGAACATTTTGAGCTGCAGCTTTAGACAACCTTGCTATAACATGGATATGATTGTAAATCCTTTCAAGCTCAATAGCTATAGCTCTCAAAATCTTAACCTTGTCTTCAACTCCTATATTACAGGCATCCTCAACAGCCCTTGCAAAAGCCAAAGAGTGAGAAAATGCAAAATTTCCACAAACAGATTCCGAAAGTTTTAAAGCTTCAACCGGCTTTTTCCCTTTCATTAATTTTTCAATACCTCTTCTCTTATAAGAAGGGTCGATATTAACAGACAAAATTCTTTCACCATAAGTTCTTATATTAAAAATACCAGCCTCTGCAACACCAGCTGTAACAGGACCGTATCTAAAATTAAAAACACCTTCACCTTCCTTATCCTCATTGCCTATTTTCAAATCCCTATTCTTGAGCACATAATAGTTATCAAATCTCTGCTCCACTTCTTCTGCTTTTTTAACATAAAAAGTATAACCTTCTTGTAGCAATAAAAACTCTTTACCTTCTTTCTCAATAACTCCAAGGAGCCTCATTTTATCATTCCCCCAACAAGCAAAGTGTTTATAAATCCAACTGCAAACACAACAAAAAAAGCAAGAAGAGTATTCAAGACAGGAATAAACAGCGCCATATTATCTTTGTTCTCGAAATTTCTATCGGAAATAGAAAAAGACATTCTCACGACCTTGTAATTCACAGCAAAAAAGGACAAGGTTAAAAACGCCGATAAAACTACAGTCAGAAATAATCCAAATTTTAAATATACCGCATATATAATCAAAGCTTCGCCAACAAAATTTGCGAAAGGTGGAGCTCCGGTCACGGCCAAAGACGACAGAACAAGGTTATAAGCGCCTATAGGCATTACCTTTGAGAGCCCCCTTATTTCTGTTATGTCCCTTGTCTTGTAAACGGATAATATGTTACCAGTTGTGTAGAAAGCCGAAGATTTAGCGAAAGCATGAGCAACAATGAGAACAACAGCTCCAAGAAGAGCAAATTTATTACCCAGAGCCAAACCTATAAGTATCATTCCCATATTCTCCATAGAAGAGTATGCAAACATTCTCTTGTAAAACTTTTGAGAAACAAGAAAAACAGAAGCAAACCCAACCGTTAAAACCCCTAACACAAGCGCAAACGCTTTCACTCCCTCAACAAAGCAAGATATCTCTATAATCCTATAAACACCAAATAGAGCAACAGGCAAAAGAACGCCGGAAAATATAGCACTAACAGGTGCTATAGCCCTTCCATGCACATCAGGTAACCATGTATGCATAGGAAATATTCCTGCTTTTGTTGCAAAGCCTGCAACCGTAAAAGCAGCTCCCAAAGCAAAAAGTCTTGGATGAACAGGAGAAGTAATCAAAAGTTTGGTTATATAAAGCGTTTTTGAACCTGCATATATAAGCATAACGCCAATTAAAGACATAACAAGACCAACAGAAACGACTATTATGTATCTCCACGAAGACTCAAGCGAAGCTTCGTCGTTATCTATAGCCACAAGCAAAGCACTTGTTATTGTTGTTGCTTCTATACCTACCCACAGCAAACCCAAATTATTAAGCGAAACACTAAACAACATAGTAAGCACAAATAGATTCAAAAACATATAGTAATAACTCTTACTCAAAAGTGGTTTCTCTACATGCTTTAAATAAGTAATGGAGAATAAAGCAGTTGATAAATACACTACGGAAACAACAACCAACATTATCTTTGAAAAACCATCAATATAGAAAAAATTAGAGTGAATAGGAAAAACAAAGAGTAAAAACACTGAAGATAAAACACTACTTAAAGAAAAAACAGCAGTAAAAACTTCACTCAATCTCTCACTCTTAGATAAAGATACAACAGAAGCCAAAAAAGGAAATAGCATTGGCAAAAGGTAATAGTATCTCATGGCTTTTACCCCTTAAACTCTTCAAATTCTTCGGAAATATCAGAAACATAGTTTTCCCTTAGTCTCATTATTATTCCAGAAATCATTACAATTCCTATCAAATCAAGGAGTATTCCACCTTCAATAATAAGTGGAAGCTCTGGAAACATATAGCCAGCAAATAAGAAAAGACTATTTTCCATCACCATGTATCCTATAAGCTGAACAAAAGCATTGTTTCTTGAAATTATCAAAAATATACCCTGAAGAATCAGAGCAATAGGGATGGAACCTGCCTTCGCATAGGTTATGTCATACAAAGTGAAATTGTATAGAACATAAGCAACAATAACTAACAACAAAGAAATAATTATCGAAGCCGCTGTCGGTATCACATGCTTTGGCTCTCTGTCCTTGTAATAAGAATTAAGTTTTTTAAGCATATAGCCTGGAATAAACAAGCCCCTTACTGCAATTGTTAGAAATGCTAAAACCAAAAGACTTGTATTATTCAAATACACTCCATTAGCAAATAGAAAAAATGCTATAGAAATCGAAGATATAGCAAATGTCATAATGATTTTTTTAAGATAAACCTGCCACTGCATAAAAATCACAAGAACAATTTGCAAAAAACCAATAATTAGATATACATCTTTCATAGCGAACCTCCGGTTGTGTAAAATACAACAATAGCAAGAAGGGCAAACGAGAACGCAACAGCAACATACTCAAAATTTTTAAACAATTTATATTTCGATACAGTTGACTGAATAGTTGCAAATATAAATGTCAAAATTATCATTTTAAGCAAATGTATGAGACTGTAAATCAAAACGGCCATAAAGCTCACCTTCATAGGAACCCAAAAGGGAACAAGAAAATCATTCAAGAATACACTCATAAGTAAAAATTGTTTTATATACCCGCCCCATTTCATAAGAGCTAATTCTGTGCCAGAATACTCCATTTCTATTGCCTGATCTATCATTCCAAATTCATTATTGGAGTGAGATTCTATAGGCAACTTACCTGTTTCCAACAACAGAGCCATAAAGAAAGCAAAAAC contains the following coding sequences:
- a CDS encoding nickel-dependent hydrogenase large subunit yields the protein MRLLGVIEKEGKEFLLLQEGYTFYVKKAEEVEQRFDNYYVLKNRDLKIGNEDKEGEGVFNFRYGPVTAGVAEAGIFNIRTYGERILSVNIDPSYKRRGIEKLMKGKKPVEALKLSESVCGNFAFSHSLAFARAVEDACNIGVEDKVKILRAIAIELERIYNHIHVIARLSKAAAQNVLTSHLEWLFEESLRINKLFSSNRFLKGINNIGGIEFLNSRNIVEIKKRVEFFKRKFEELYRHSLRSYNFIDRVYKTAVLNKDKALSIGITGPSLRACGVEEDLRRYEDVYKNLQVCLREDGDALARMEVRACEILKSCDIVCTFLDEVREEVSISQDAVNVDGFGIGAAESPTGLVVYYVELEGGVVDYVYISSPSVFGYKAFADSLVGFIFTDFSFALDSFGINFADCAR
- a CDS encoding proton-conducting transporter membrane subunit, whose protein sequence is MRYYYLLPMLFPFLASVVSLSKSERLSEVFTAVFSLSSVLSSVFLLFVFPIHSNFFYIDGFSKIMLVVVSVVYLSTALFSITYLKHVEKPLLSKSYYYMFLNLFVLTMLFSVSLNNLGLLWVGIEATTITSALLVAIDNDEASLESSWRYIIVVSVGLVMSLIGVMLIYAGSKTLYITKLLITSPVHPRLFALGAAFTVAGFATKAGIFPMHTWLPDVHGRAIAPVSAIFSGVLLPVALFGVYRIIEISCFVEGVKAFALVLGVLTVGFASVFLVSQKFYKRMFAYSSMENMGMILIGLALGNKFALLGAVVLIVAHAFAKSSAFYTTGNILSVYKTRDITEIRGLSKVMPIGAYNLVLSSLAVTGAPPFANFVGEALIIYAVYLKFGLFLTVVLSAFLTLSFFAVNYKVVRMSFSISDRNFENKDNMALFIPVLNTLLAFFVVFAVGFINTLLVGGMIK